The Deltaproteobacteria bacterium DNA window CATCACGATGGCGAGCGACGCGATTTTTAGCCCGGTGGGGGCGGCGAGTTGCCCCGGGTCGAGGCCGATGCCGTAAGTCTTTTCGAGCAGGTTGAACATCAGCGGAGTCAGGATCGCGCCGATCGGGATCATGATCAGCCCCGCGATGATGAGCGTCTTGAACTTGCCGCCCAATCGCTGCGCGACCCAGAACGACGGCACGACCGTTTCGCTGGACGCCTGCGGATTGGCGCTGACGTACGCAGCCACGAGGTTGCTGCGGATTTGCGCGGGCCAGAGGAGGCCGAACAGGAACTGCGTGGCGTTGGCCATCAGGGATACGGGGCCCTGGCCCGTGATTCCCAGAACGCGCAGTCCCGCGATGATCAGGATGGGCTGAATGGCGACCGCGAGCAGAACCTCGACCCACGGCATATGAAACCAGGAGGACGTGATCCAGACCAGGACGGCGACGGATAGCAGCGTGCCCGCGAGGACCCACGAGGTCGGAACGCTCTCGTCGGCCAGCGACACGTGCGCGTCGTTCGATTCCTTTTTGCCTTCGGTCAGGTTGCGGATCACGGGGATGATCACGCTGGTCAGCGCCGCCGACAGCATCATCGCCGTGGCCGGCCACATCAGCCACTGGACGACGAGTTTGAAATGCGACGCCGACTCGACGTATTCCATCGCGCCGCCGCACGAACCGGCGAGGAACACGAGGGCCTGCGCCTTTTCGGGATCGGCCATCTCAGAAACACCGCCGAGTGTCGAGAAGCATTGATTCCAGTTCGCGGCGCTCGTGCCGCCGAGCGCTACGAGTTTGGCAAACGTCTCGCCGAAGGTGTTGATGACCCACACGCCGATGAGACCCGACAGGCCGACCGACAGCGGCACCAACATGCCGATACCGATCGCGGCGAATTCCAGCCCGAACGACATCTTGAGCGCCGCGTTGCCCACCATCGGCGTGATGACGCCCAGGCCGTCCTTGAGCAGCGTGAAGAAACCGGCCACCGCCGTGCTGACCTTCAGCACGTCCCGGCGACGCTCGGTCAGCGCCGTCACCTCGGGGTCGGTCAGCGTTTCGGCGACGCTCAGCACTGCCTTGGCGGTCGGCCACGGAAGCATCTTGTCACGCAGGATCATGCGCCGCGGCCACACGCCCATGAAGATGCCGAGGACGGCGGACACCGCGAGCCAGATGAACGTCTGCCACCACGTCGGGTTGAAGCCGATGTCGCGCTGGAAAACGACCTGGATGTAAAAAAACGCGGACAAAATGACGACCATGAAGCCGATGCCCGAGACGGTGTTGATCATCGTCTGGATGATGGTCAGCTCGATGGCGAGGTGCTTTTTGTCCGTTGCGTGCCGGGCGAGCAGCGACGCGGCGATGAACATGCCGCCGTAGGTCAGATCCACGCTCATGCCGAGCTTCAGCGTGACATACGGCGTCGCCGCGGCGGCGAACGCGCAAAGCAGGGAGCCCAACAACAACAGTCGCCAGTGAAGCTCTTTCATCAAATGTCCCTTTGGGAAAAGTCCACGTGCGCGTCCTTTATAATGGACGATCGGAAAAGAGGTAAGGGCGCCGACTTACGGGCACCCGATCTCGAAATCGTCCGGAGCGGTCAGAAACTGGAGCACCCACGTCGCCACCGGCACGCGGGCGCGACGGAGAAATTCGGCGACATCGTCGTTTTGTTCGGCGGCGGCCCGCATGCATTCGCCGGAGAGGTCGATGCGCCCGGCGTCGTTTCCGAGGCCCGGAATTTTCGTCGAAAGCCGGTACGCATCCGGCCCTTCGGCCCACGGATCATTCGCGTCGTCCGTCGGCATGAACCCCGGCAGGTCGGACCACGCCTCGATGAAGGTCATCTCGCCGAGGTCGTTGAACGTGAACTCTTCGTAAATCGGGCACGAGGTCACGCCGTCGTACTCGAAGACGACGCGGCAGCGCCCAAAGGGCTGGAAGTCGAACGCGCGGCAATCGCGCTCCAAGACCCGCGTCGGGTACAGACGCAGCGCCAGATCGATCAAAATCATCGCGTCGTCGCCGAAACCCGTGAGCAGCAGCCAGGGCGGCCACTCCCATCGCGCGACCAGTTCGGAATAATTCGGGATGGAGCGCGGGTCGGTGTACGAGTCGAGCGTGTCGAAATATTTCAGCGACTGCTCGACGTAATACTCCGGCGGGAAACGGGGAGATGAAAACCCGGACGTCGCGTTGTCGCCGGGGATCTCCCAACAACTCGGCGCCGGTTCATTCTCGCCGCCCGGCTCGTCGTTGCCCGCCGGGATCTCGACTTGCGGAGATGCGGCCACAGACCGCGTCTCGACGCCGGTGTCATACCCGCAAGAGGGCAGCAGTCCCAAAACGCAGAGCGCGAAAACCGCCATCGAAACGAGACATGGTTGGATATTGCGCGGAGGCATCGGCACCATTGAATGCCGACCGGCGAAGCCCGTCAATCGCGCGGCCACTTACGGGCTGGCTCAATGGCTATGCGTTTCGTCGAATCCGCGCGAGCCACGCCGCCGCGCCCTCGCCGTGCCAGTGATTGGCGAAGCGCTCGGGCTCGATCGACTCCACCGTGAAGCCCTCGGCGAACGATGCGCGGATCTCGTCGGCCGTCACGCGTCGCGGGCCGCCCGGACGCGTTTCGAGTTCCGAAAAACACATCACAATCAAGGAAGCGCCGGGCCGCATCGCGGCCGACAGCGCATCGACGTAGGGTCCGCGCAACGCGTCGGGGAAGGTATGGAACAGGCCTCAATCGACGACCGTGTCGAACTGCCCGAGCTCAGGCGCGCGCATCGCCGACATCACGTGAAAGCTCGCGGGCACGCCGCGTTCCTCCGACTTCTGCCGCGCCCGCTCGACGGCAACCTCGACGAAATCGATGCCGATCACGTCGAGACCCCGCGCGGCGAGATACAGCGCGTTCTCGCCGGTACCGCAACCGATGTCGAGCACGCGCCCGCGAACTTCGCCCTCGGCGCACATCCTCACAATCGCGGGTTGCGGTCGTCCGATATCCCACGGCGCGGGCTCATCGCCTTGATAAGCCTCATGGAATCGATCAGCATGGTCGTCCGAGAT harbors:
- a CDS encoding OPT/YSL family transporter, with protein sequence MKELHWRLLLLGSLLCAFAAAATPYVTLKLGMSVDLTYGGMFIAASLLARHATDKKHLAIELTIIQTMINTVSGIGFMVVILSAFFYIQVVFQRDIGFNPTWWQTFIWLAVSAVLGIFMGVWPRRMILRDKMLPWPTAKAVLSVAETLTDPEVTALTERRRDVLKVSTAVAGFFTLLKDGLGVITPMVGNAALKMSFGLEFAAIGIGMLVPLSVGLSGLIGVWVINTFGETFAKLVALGGTSAANWNQCFSTLGGVSEMADPEKAQALVFLAGSCGGAMEYVESASHFKLVVQWLMWPATAMMLSAALTSVIIPVIRNLTEGKKESNDAHVSLADESVPTSWVLAGTLLSVAVLVWITSSWFHMPWVEVLLAVAIQPILIIAGLRVLGITGQGPVSLMANATQFLFGLLWPAQIRSNLVAAYVSANPQASSETVVPSFWVAQRLGGKFKTLIIAGLIMIPIGAILTPLMFNLLEKTYGIGLDPGQLAAPTGLKIASLAIVMEKGLSALPRGALTASVFAIGFGVLFEVLLAVRRKNEKGEESSRFWWVPIPSAVGFALILPPVLTIGTAVGSVITAVWRKFAPGENGGCEHYGAPLASGLIAGEAIVGAILLPILAMLVEVLRPYL
- a CDS encoding class I SAM-dependent methyltransferase, with the protein product MCAEGEVRGRVLDIGCGTGENALYLAARGLDVIGIDFVEVAVERARQKSEERGVPASFHVMSAMRAPELGQFDTVVD